ACGTCATCGCCCATCATTTTCATAGCGCCGGCGACCTCACGCGCTGGACCACAGGCGATGCTGGCAATGTGGATTTCGGACTGCAACGATGCTCGCTGCTGTATCAAGCCTTGAATGATCTTGGCGCGATTCCGGACTGCGTTAGTGGCCGGGCTGGAGAAGAGGTAGTAATTTAGGAGTTTGCCCATGTTGGTCTGACTATCAAATACATTATTGTCATACATGTAATTCATCATCTGGTAATCACCTGCATACCCCTGGGGTTTGCGCAAACACCGGCTCATGAACGGGCTTTGGTCGACAAGCGCGGCGAAGTCCTTAATCATTGACCGTAGTGCCTCACTGGCACTATCAACATCTGGAAAATTCTCAGTCACAGTTGAATAGAAGTCTCCGAACTTCTTAGCGAATTTTGGAAATTCATCCATCAGTTCTGCATCCGACATATTCGCCGTTTTCTTTTCGAGTTCTCCAAGATAACGCTCGACTTCTGAAACACCTGTCTCAGCTTCTGCACTGAGTCGGGCGATGTTTTCCTCGGCTGCCTTTTTATCCTTTTTATCAATGGTGCGCGGCCGAAAGTTGCCTTTTTCGATTTCAATGGTAGCGTCGTAGGTAATTTTGATGCCGAGCTCAATTATCTCGTTTATCCGCGACGGATCTTTTGCCAGCTCCATAGGTACTCGCGGTCGCAACAGGATTTCGCACCCTGGCTTGGCAAAAAAGACTTCTTCGCTCACTTCCCATCCGAGTTTTCTTAACATTTTTGGATGTAATTTTGCCCGCAGCGGAAGCTTACGGTTGGTTGCGCTTTTAATCGGTTTTGCCTGCATGGCGATGGCAAAATCCGAGCCTTCGGAGTAGAGAACTGCCGTATCAAGTGGACAGAAGATGGCGCCGTCAGCGAGTTTCATGCCGCCCATTTCTTTTTCCTCAAGCAAAAGCGGCATGGCAATGCTGGCGCGCACAGCATCCCACACGTTACCGTGACGTAAAATAACGCTTTTTTGAGATACCCGGTCCGCCGCAACAACATAAAGCGGGATTTTAAGCTCGTAAAATTCCGGGTCCCAACCGGCTCTTCTACGCAGGTCGTCCATGAGCTTTTCACCGCTCGACGCGCTGAACCCCGATTTGTCCTGCGAGATGAGACTCATCAAGCGATTATCAGAAAATATTTCGATGGCATGCTGGCGAAGCTCTTTTGGAGTTGAGCCACCGGCATAAAGCGCTCCCAAAATCGCACCCATGCTGGTGCCGGAAATCATATGAACTGGAATCTTCAATTCCTCGAGTGCGATGAGCATCC
This is a stretch of genomic DNA from candidate division KSB1 bacterium. It encodes these proteins:
- a CDS encoding patatin-like phospholipase family protein → MQVSSRSLTRLMFSSKAAELKEAKSIGVALGPGLPIGFVSVGMLIALEELKIPVHMISGTSMGAILGALYAGGSTPKELRQHAIEIFSDNRLMSLISQDKSGFSASSGEKLMDDLRRRAGWDPEFYELKIPLYVVAADRVSQKSVILRHGNVWDAVRASIAMPLLLEEKEMGGMKLADGAIFCPLDTAVLYSEGSDFAIAMQAKPIKSATNRKLPLRAKLHPKMLRKLGWEVSEEVFFAKPGCEILLRPRVPMELAKDPSRINEIIELGIKITYDATIEIEKGNFRPRTIDKKDKKAAEENIARLSAEAETGVSEVERYLGELEKKTANMSDAELMDEFPKFAKKFGDFYSTVTENFPDVDSASEALRSMIKDFAALVDQSPFMSRCLRKPQGYAGDYQMMNYMYDNNVFDSQTNMGKLLNYYLFSSPATNAVRNRAKIIQGLIQQRASLQSEIHIASIACGPAREVAGAMKMMGDDVKLETAVWTLLDQDEDALANARKNLPKDKKLTAKFVNGGVRDLLKRSVDVGEQDVLYSLGLFDYLEDRVAITLISRLYAFLKPGGIMLIGNFDTSNPLRVLMEGLMEWYLIHRTEDEMLEIVK